In Aminivibrio sp., the sequence ACAAGCTCCGCCAGGGAAACGGAGCCGTACTTTCCGTACAGGCCGAGATGGACGCCTGTAAGCACCACCTCGGGGCATCCCGAAGCGGCGATGCGTTCTATTTCGGCGAGGACATCGCCGGGATCCCGGCTTACGGGAAACCCCCGCACGTAGGGGATGGCGCAGTAGGAACAGAAATGGTTGCAGCCGTCCTGGATCTTCACGAAGGCCCGCGTATGGAGCAGCGGCCGGGTGAGGGCAAGATCGTCCCATTCCCTCGACCGCAATACATCGATTCGGTCTTCGGCAAAGGAAGGAGACTCCCCGCCGAGGGCTGCGGCGAGCAAGGCCGGCAGCTCGCCCTTGCGCCTGTTGCCCACAACGACGGAGATGCCCAGGGAAGCGGCTTCCTCCCTGGAGATCTTCTGGGCCCAGCAGCCGCAGACGGCGACAAGGGCGTTCCGGGAAAGCCTCCGGACCCTGCGGACAGCCTGCCGGCATTTCTTGTCCGCCATGGCGGTGACGGTACAGCTCACCAGCACCGCCCCATCGCACTCCTCCGGCGATTTCACGAGCTCCGCGCCGGCATCGGCGAAGGCGTTGGCGAGGGCTTCTCCGTCATAATGGTTGGAGCGGCACCCGAGGGAACAGATCCAGATTTTCCTACCTTCCAGGCCGTTCATCATTCCGTTCAGCGACAACCCCCCACCAATCGTTGATCACCAGTTCGTCCACAATCCGCAGTCCCTGCTCCTCCAAGGCGGCGGAGAACCGTTCCCTCTCCTTCGCCAGGAGACCGGAGAAGATCGCCCGGCCGCCTTCCGCGAGCATCCCCGGAACAGAGGGCAGCATGTCAAGGAGAGGCTCTATGATGATGTTCGCCGTAAGGAGGTTCACAGGCCCTTCCATGCCGTCCAGGAGGTTTCCCTCCTCGAGCTCCACTCTGCCGGGTTCGATACCGTTGAGTTCCAGGTTATGCCGGACCTCGGACAGG encodes:
- the mtaB gene encoding tRNA (N(6)-L-threonylcarbamoyladenosine(37)-C(2))-methylthiotransferase MtaB, which codes for MMNGLEGRKIWICSLGCRSNHYDGEALANAFADAGAELVKSPEECDGAVLVSCTVTAMADKKCRQAVRRVRRLSRNALVAVCGCWAQKISREEAASLGISVVVGNRRKGELPALLAAALGGESPSFAEDRIDVLRSREWDDLALTRPLLHTRAFVKIQDGCNHFCSYCAIPYVRGFPVSRDPGDVLAEIERIAASGCPEVVLTGVHLGLYGKYGSVSLAELVRRIAAVEGIRRIRFGSLEPFGLDDELLETLAAAPRFCRHLHLPLQSGSGSVLGRMKRGYGPEEFLALAEKARSFLGDDLHISTDVLVGFPGETDGDFADTLSLMNECRFGKVHVFPFSPREGTEAWSYPDRVPRETVLRRTREALSAADDLLVRYASRWVGADVAVLAEETAGNSFQGLTPSFLRVVAGGRAERGEEVQVKITRISGDSLRGKRTP